The Fibrobacter sp. DNA window GACAAGCCTCCGTAAATACATGAAAGGCTTGCAGAAGAAAAAGAATAAAGTTAAGAATTTCTTTCAACATAAACTTGTCAATTACGCAGCATAGAATGAGAAATATTCAATTGCCGGAATAATAAAATGGAAGAAAAGAGTTCTGCTGAAAGTTGATTTGGGCATCAGAAAGAGGGATGCAATGGAAAAACATTTGTTCCGTTGCCCGAATTTCTCAAATTCACTGAAACAATAGATCTCTTTTTTTCACCTGTTACGACATAAATACCACTGCTATTTTTTCTGGAGTATTTTCCTGAGTTAATATGCCTGCCAAACAGGTCATATATAGAAACAACAGGTTCTTTCAAAGCGGTGTTCCTTGGATAAACATATCTTTTTGAAATTGTTACAGGAAGTGTCATCTTGAAAATCACTCCATCCATATCCATTTTTTGATCATTTAATTCTGCACCACAAAATATCATTTTACCTTCGTCAATGACACTGGAATAAAAAGCCACAGTCTCTTCAAACCTGGCTGTTACACTTTCCATAAAATCGCCATCACTGTTCAATTTAATCATCAATGCATCCCAGTCATTGTTTATGCCACTGCTGGATTTTATTACACATCCAACCAAAATGTTGCCATCAGATAAAACTCTTACAGATTGAGCTACTTCTGCTTTCCCGTCACGTATTCTCTTGTCCTATTGTGTCACCCTCCTGATCAAATTTCATCAGAATAATATCCCATGTGTCATTACAATGAATAATAGAATCACCACAAGCGATAAAACCGCCATCGTTAGCAGGTATGATTTTTTTAAAGCAGCATATCATTGAAATCATAAACTTTACTCCACAAGACATTAAACATTGAATCTGTCTTAAGAAGGCACAAATCAAGATATCCGCCATCATCAGGCTGAGTATTTAAAACAACCGCAATAATGGGGGTAAAAAGTGCAGAGGGACCATTTTGTTCTGGAATATCAAATATGCGGCTGCAGACAGTATCTCCTGATGGATTAAACCGCAAGGCTAAAGTAGTCGTGCCGTATCCTTGTTTCTTATAACCTGCTAAAGCTATAAAACCATTACTTATTTCGGAAATTTGCTCTCCAATAGTGAAGTTGATGAATCTCCATATATCTTGTAGCATGGGGAAATAAGAATTTTCTCAATTACGATGAAAAAAGCAAATATTCCCACTGCTTCAAATTCAAAAAAACATCATCATCCCCTTCCTCACCATCATAACCGCTATTGCCGCCAAAAAGAGGCTTGAAATCTTGGAGAGAATCGTTGATCCTGCGGTGCCGATAAGTTTTATCACATATCCAGAGGTGAAAAAGAGAATTCCAGCAATGAGTATGTTCGCAACCATGGCAATTGCAGTTGGCAGAAGGCCATACTGTCTGGAGAGAAGCATTATCGTGGTAAGAACTGCCGGCCCGACTATAAGCGGCACGCCGATGGGAACAGGGCCCAGTGTTTGAGTCTGCACCCTGCGAAGAGGTTTCTCAACAGTCACTATGTCGCTGATTGATATCAGAAAAAGTATTATCCCGCCTGCTATCATGAAATCCGCAACCGTTATCCCCAGCATCCTCAAAACAACTTCACCGATTAAAAGAAACAGTAGACCAACTACAGTGGCAGTTATAACAGAAACAGTTATAAGGGTTCTAAGGCGCTTCTGCTCAATTCCCTCGGTAAAAGAGAGAAAAAGCGGCAGCACCCCGAAAGCATCGACAGCAACAAAAAGAGGCACAAAACAGAGCCAGAACGCATCCATGCCCATAATTCAACATTCCAGTCCGGAAAACATTTCAAGAAGAGAATCGTGAATGGGGCCGTTCGATGCTAAATAACAGTTGTTCTGTGGAAAAAAAGGCCTGCCTGAATGATCCGTGATCCTCCCGCCTGCCTCCAGCACAATCACCGCTCCACCCGTGAAATCCCATATCTTGTCATCGAACTCTATTACAGCATCAACTTTTCCCTCTGCAAGATATGTGAGATTTCGCACAGAGGCACCAAACATGCGGACATTTAAGACTTCCGGAGCAAGCTTCTTTAAAACATCGATCTTCCGCTCAGCCCCGCTTCTCATCCCTGAATCGTAGGAAACCGTACAGTCCCTGAGTTCATTTACTGTGGAAACACTGATACGCTCCCCGTTCTTAAAGGCACCAGCACCTTTTTCTGCCCAGTAAAGTTCACCATTCGAGGGAAGATTTATCACACCGGCAATAAACTCTTCCCCTCTTATAAGTCCTATAGAGACCCCATACATCCCTATACCCTTGACAAAATTGTGGGTCCCGTCAAGAGGATCCACCACCCACACATACCCATCCTCACTGCTTGACTCCCTGCTTGCCCCCTCCTCTCCCACTATTCCATGATTTGGAAAGGAGGAACGAAGGATTCTCGTGATAATCCGCTCGGATTCCCTGTCAATCTCTGTGACAAGGCTCTGATCTACTTTACGCTCGATTTTCTTTGTCTGCCCGAAATTCTCCAGCAGAAAACCGCCTGCCTCCCGGGCAGCCTCAATTGCCACATTCAGAAACTCTTTCACGTCTCTCCCTGCTTCCGTTCCTTAAAGTTGAAATCTATCAGGTAGAAATCTCCCTCCCGCCTGGTTGAGATCCTGTAACCTGAATTATAAAATACTGAAAGCATCAGGCTGTTCTCTATACCTACCCTGGCCTCAAAACCTGTGAGACCCCGTCTGCGGGCAATGTCAATCAGTATTGAAAGCAGACAAGTGCCTACACCCCTTGCCTGCCAGTCATCTCTTACCACAAACGTCACATCCGCCTTCATCGTTGCCGGATTAAGAAAATAATGCGCGGTACCGATTATCTGCTCCCCTCCCGGATCCTTCACCAGTGCAGCTATGGCCATGTCCCTGGAATAGTCGATTACAGCAAACTCCTGGGTAAATTTATGGGAAAAAGCCCTTGTTGATTGATAAAAACGGAACTCTGCAGACTGCTCCGACAAACTATAAAACATATCCCTGATAGCCTTCTCATCACTTGGCTTTACAGGTCTGAAAAAAAGCTCAGTCCCGTCCTCCAGAACCCTGCTCGTCTCATATTCAGATGGGTAACGGACACCAGGGAGCTCTTTCTGGTCAGGGAAGATATAATGGCGATTTCTGGCTTCACTGAGGATTTCATTCCTGAAGTCCGGATGAGCGATTTCACAAAGAGCAAGAACTCTCTCTCGTACACTCTTGCCGAAAAGATCAGCTACACCGTACTCTGTAACCACATAACGCACATCCGCACGGCTCAGCATTACCCCGGATCCCTCTGTAAGCCTGGGCACTATCCGCGAAACTCTCCCGTCTTTACTTGTAGAACGCAGCGCAATAATTGCCTTGCCGTCAGGAGATCCCGATGCACCACGTGCAAAATCGATCATACCGCCTGCACCGCCTGAAAACCCATATCCCGATGAATCCGCACACACCTGTCCGGTCATGTCAACTTCATAAGCTTCGTTCACGGCAACCATCCTACGATGTCGGCTGATTATATCGGGATCGTTTACATATTCAGATGGTCTGAATTCAAATACAGGGTTTTCGTTGATAAAATCATACAGATTCCGGGTACCCATGCAGAAACTGGCAGTTATCTTTCCCCGGTTGAGAGTCTTTTCAGAACCATTTATAACCCCGCTCTCAATAAGATCAACAACATAATCACCGATCATCTCGCTATGTATCCCTATATCCCTCTTCTCTCCGAGAAACCGGAAAATACTCTGAGCTATTGGACCAGTCCCCACCTGCAGAGTAGAGCCATTCTCTATCAGGGATACCACATTTCCGGCAATTGCCTCTATAACCGGATCATCTTCCGGAAGCCGGTACTCCAGGATCTCTCCACTGCTGAGAACTATTGCATCTACCTGCTCTAAAGAGATAAAGGAATCCCCCATTGTTCTGGGCATCCTTTCATTTACCTCAGCTATTACAAGAAGACTGTTCTCAACAGCAGACTTAATAATGTCAACCGATACGCCAAGACTCAGATTTCCGTTACGGTCTGGAGGAGTAGTCTGAATCAGTGCTACATCCAGAGGGATACGACCGGATTTAAACAACGAAGGGATGTTTGAAAGGTGAACAGGGATGTAATCACCGTGGCCGCTGTTTATGACATTCTCTATTTGTGAAGAGACAAAGAAACTGGAAAGCCTGAATTTGCGGGATAACTCCTCATTGGTATATGATACATCCCCCATGCTTAAGAACTGATAGATTTCCGCATCAGTGATACTGTTCTGCGGGTCAGCCAGTTCCCGCACAAGCATCTGCGGCTGGCTGCACCCTCCCCCGATAAAAATCCGGTCTCCTGCCTTTATCCTTCCTATCGCCTCTTTTGCCGTAAGCTGCTTTTTCATGTACATTTCCTGCCAGGACAGCATGTTTAACCTCTTTCCTTTGACAGAATTATTCTTGCATCCACAACAAAAGCCTCTTCACCCTTCTGCCCGACCTTCAGCGGATTTATGTCAACTTCCTCAATTTCCGGAAAATCAATTACCAACTGTGATAGCCGCTGAAGATTAGTGACAATTGATGGTATATCAACCGGTTTTTCTCCTCTGGCTCCTGTGAGGAGTTTATATGATCTGGTCCGGGAAATCATCTTGAAACACTCCTCAGTAGTTACCGGAGCCAGCGCAAAAGACACGTCTTTCAGAACCTCCACAAAAATCCCCCCCAGTCCATACATCAGAACAGGCCCGAACTGCCTGTCCTTCTTCATTCCCAGAATTACCTCCCTGCCCCCGCTTATCATCTTCTCAATAAGCACCCCTCTGATCTCAGCCTCAGGCATTCTCCTCTTTACCCGCATCATCATCAACTCGAAAGCATCCTCAACCTCAGATGGACTCTTCAGTCCAACTTTAACCCCACCTACATCCGATTTGTGCAGTATATCAGGGCTTGAGATCTTCATGACAACCGGATAACCGGCCTGATTTGCAAACCTTACAGCATCCTCGACTGTCGCGGCAAGCATTCCGGACGGCACATTGAAATTGTATGCTCTCATTATCTCTTTTGCGTCAGTTTCACCGATCTCAAAAACGCCCATGTCAATACTTCTGTTTATGATCCTGGTTACGGGGATTTTATTAACAGCAAAGCGTTGGACAACCCTTACAGGACGGGATTTGTATCTGCTGAAATTCACCATCTCCCTCATCGCCCTGGCTGCCCTTTCAGGAACCTCATACTGAGGAATCCTGTTCTCCCTGAGAATCTTTATTCCTTTTTCGACAATATCCGCTCCCATAAAACAGGCAAACACCGGTTTGGAGTACTTACGACAAACATCAACTATAACCTGTGCAGTTTTTTCGACCTCTGTCATTGTCTGTGGTGTCAGAATTACAATAAGCCCGTCAACTGAATCACTCTTCAAAAGCAGTTCTGCCGCTTTCCCGTAAAGTTCCCCTCCTGCATCCCCCAGCACATCAACCGGATTGGCGACAGAACCAGCAGACGGAAGTATTTTTCTCAGTGCTTCTGTAGTGTCTTCATCAAGCGTTGCCATCTTCAGTTCTTCCATCTCGATTGCATCTGTCATCATGATTCCGGGCCCGCCTGCATTTGTCACCACACCAATTCTGTTTCCCGCGGGAAGCGGCTGATAAGCCAATGCTGATGAAATGTCAAACAATTGTTCTATTGAATCTACCCTGATAACACCTGCCCTCTCAAAAGCACTGGCATAAGCACTGTCTGAACCGGCAAGACTTCCGGTATGCGATGATGCTGCCCTGGCTCCTCCAGATGTCCTCCCTGCCTTCAGGATAACTATGGGCTTGGTTTTATTTACTCTTTCAGCAACTTTCATGAACTCCTGGCCACGGGTAATATCCTCCAGGTACGCGGCTATTACCCTGGTATGGGAATCCTTCTGCAACTCGTGGAGAAAATCTACCTCGTCAAGTGTTGCCTTGTTTCCAAGTGACGCCAGAATAGAGAATCCTATTCCATTACTTACGGCTAGATCCTGAATCGCTGCAATGAGTGCCCCGGATTGAGAGATCATGGCTATAGGGCCGGCCTTATCCAGAGGCTGACCAAAAGCAGCATTAAGCCTGTGCCAGGGATTTATCAGCCCCAGACAGTTTGGCCCCATCAGAGTCATATTATTTTCGCGGGCAATCTGCTGAATCTCCCTCTGAAGGTTTCTCCCCTCCTCTCCTGTTTCCGCGAAACCGGCCGTAATGACTATAACAGCTCGTATATTCTTCTCTGCACATTGCTTAAGAACAGGAATCACAAGATTCCTTTTGATGACTATTACCGCCAGATCGACCTCTCCGGGGATAGCACCAAGAGACGGGTAACACTTTTTCCCGTTTATCACATCGGCTTTGGGGTTGACTGGATAGATCGCTCCCTCATATCCCCCGTCGATAATGTTAACAAGAACATTGTTCCCCACCTTTGCCGGATCAGCAGAGGCTCCTACTACAGCTACAGATTTTGGTCTGAAAAA harbors:
- a CDS encoding inositol monophosphatase, whose amino-acid sequence is MKEFLNVAIEAAREAGGFLLENFGQTKKIERKVDQSLVTEIDRESERIITRILRSSFPNHGIVGEEGASRESSSEDGYVWVVDPLDGTHNFVKGIGMYGVSIGLIRGEEFIAGVINLPSNGELYWAEKGAGAFKNGERISVSTVNELRDCTVSYDSGMRSGAERKIDVLKKLAPEVLNVRMFGASVRNLTYLAEGKVDAVIEFDDKIWDFTGGAVIVLEAGGRITDHSGRPFFPQNNCYLASNGPIHDSLLEMFSGLEC
- a CDS encoding MarC family protein, producing the protein MGMDAFWLCFVPLFVAVDAFGVLPLFLSFTEGIEQKRLRTLITVSVITATVVGLLFLLIGEVVLRMLGITVADFMIAGGIILFLISISDIVTVEKPLRRVQTQTLGPVPIGVPLIVGPAVLTTIMLLSRQYGLLPTAIAMVANILIAGILFFTSGYVIKLIGTAGSTILSKISSLFLAAIAVMMVRKGMMMFF
- a CDS encoding CoA-binding protein, with the protein product MSFEKFFRPKSVAVVGASADPAKVGNNVLVNIIDGGYEGAIYPVNPKADVINGKKCYPSLGAIPGEVDLAVIVIKRNLVIPVLKQCAEKNIRAVIVITAGFAETGEEGRNLQREIQQIARENNMTLMGPNCLGLINPWHRLNAAFGQPLDKAGPIAMISQSGALIAAIQDLAVSNGIGFSILASLGNKATLDEVDFLHELQKDSHTRVIAAYLEDITRGQEFMKVAERVNKTKPIVILKAGRTSGGARAASSHTGSLAGSDSAYASAFERAGVIRVDSIEQLFDISSALAYQPLPAGNRIGVVTNAGGPGIMMTDAIEMEELKMATLDEDTTEALRKILPSAGSVANPVDVLGDAGGELYGKAAELLLKSDSVDGLIVILTPQTMTEVEKTAQVIVDVCRKYSKPVFACFMGADIVEKGIKILRENRIPQYEVPERAARAMREMVNFSRYKSRPVRVVQRFAVNKIPVTRIINRSIDMGVFEIGETDAKEIMRAYNFNVPSGMLAATVEDAVRFANQAGYPVVMKISSPDILHKSDVGGVKVGLKSPSEVEDAFELMMMRVKRRMPEAEIRGVLIEKMISGGREVILGMKKDRQFGPVLMYGLGGIFVEVLKDVSFALAPVTTEECFKMISRTRSYKLLTGARGEKPVDIPSIVTNLQRLSQLVIDFPEIEEVDINPLKVGQKGEEAFVVDARIILSKERG
- a CDS encoding GNAT family N-acetyltransferase; this encodes MKKQLTAKEAIGRIKAGDRIFIGGGCSQPQMLVRELADPQNSITDAEIYQFLSMGDVSYTNEELSRKFRLSSFFVSSQIENVINSGHGDYIPVHLSNIPSLFKSGRIPLDVALIQTTPPDRNGNLSLGVSVDIIKSAVENSLLVIAEVNERMPRTMGDSFISLEQVDAIVLSSGEILEYRLPEDDPVIEAIAGNVVSLIENGSTLQVGTGPIAQSIFRFLGEKRDIGIHSEMIGDYVVDLIESGVINGSEKTLNRGKITASFCMGTRNLYDFINENPVFEFRPSEYVNDPDIISRHRRMVAVNEAYEVDMTGQVCADSSGYGFSGGAGGMIDFARGASGSPDGKAIIALRSTSKDGRVSRIVPRLTEGSGVMLSRADVRYVVTEYGVADLFGKSVRERVLALCEIAHPDFRNEILSEARNRHYIFPDQKELPGVRYPSEYETSRVLEDGTELFFRPVKPSDEKAIRDMFYSLSEQSAEFRFYQSTRAFSHKFTQEFAVIDYSRDMAIAALVKDPGGEQIIGTAHYFLNPATMKADVTFVVRDDWQARGVGTCLLSILIDIARRRGLTGFEARVGIENSLMLSVFYNSGYRISTRREGDFYLIDFNFKERKQGET